A genomic segment from Amyelois transitella isolate CPQ chromosome 15, ilAmyTran1.1, whole genome shotgun sequence encodes:
- the LOC106135672 gene encoding inhibin beta chain, with protein MGALIVDRSGATLNGQRLIEFRLGPETDSEQGEGLAVESAELLVRAETMPRRRRLRYTLWAFTVNGNASVGELAGACKRDPSRIWQRMDVTAAVRRWTRSERTRGPLRLLLDCSGCMGRVRLRLGGGQAARPLLRLRLQPPPPRRRRALVCDAANHGRCCRQTYYVSFRALGWDDWIVAPEGYYANYCRGACSPFLNYHSQVVEAARLERAACCAPVRFSALSLIYFGADSNIIKRDLPEMVVEECDCP; from the exons ATGGGCGCTTTGATCGTGGACCGCTCGG GTGCTACATTGAATGGACAACGACTGATCGAGTTCCGGCTCGGTCCAGAGACCGACTCGGAGCAGGGAGAAGGGCTGGCGGTGGAGTCCGCCGAGCTCTTGGTGCGCGCGGAGACGATGCCGCGCAGGCGCCGGCTACGCTACACGCTATGGGCGTTCACCGTGAATGGCAACGCCAGCGTCGGGGAGCTTGCGGGCGCCTGCAAGCGGGATCCGTCCCGCATCTGGCAGCGCATGGACGTGACGGCCGCGGTGCGGCGGTGGACGCGGAGCGAGCGCACGCGCGGCCCGCTACGGCTGCTGCTGGACTGCAGCGGCTGCATGGGCCGCGTGCGGCTGCGGCTGGGCGGCGGGCAGGCGGCGCGCCCGCTCCTCCGGCTGCGGCTGCAACCGCCTcccccgcgccgccgccgcgcgctCGTCTGCGACGCCGCCAACCACGGCCGCTGCTGCCGCCAGACATACTACGTGAGCTTCCGCGCGCTGGGTTGGGACGACTGGATCGTCGCGCCGGAGGGCTACTACGCCAACTACTGTCGCGGCGCGTGTTCGCCTTTCCTCAACTACCACTCGCAGGTGGTGGAGGCGGCACGGCTAGAACGCGCCGCGTGCTGCGCGCCTGTGCGCTTCTCTGCGCTGTCGCTCATCTACTTCGGCGCCGACTCGAACATCATCAAGCGCGACCTGCCGGAGATGGTGGTCGAGGAATGCGATTGCCCGTAG